Proteins co-encoded in one Papaver somniferum cultivar HN1 chromosome 5, ASM357369v1, whole genome shotgun sequence genomic window:
- the LOC113277835 gene encoding auxin-responsive protein IAA29-like: MELQLGLSLSWPTTTTRFSKGFDLNNQIMDNSSSDRHSIITSSDTCLEMGINVTKNKRSFDRAFDHHENHVDCTTSSSSVNPVKRRTTLPLVSWNDQPNEDDDQEEENTHVNHLPSNTQVEEEVNSIVGWPPVKSWRRKFHHHYQNQHPPQFQHHQEIADGTLDNNDHVDAANGDGATNSMYVKVTMDGMGIGRKINLRLHQSYQTLTTTLINMFGKYENNGLQGLDEVERQPYTLTYQDGEGDWLLVGDVPWKTFIQSVKRLKILKESSS, translated from the exons ATGGAGTTACAGTTGGGTCTTTCTCTGTCTtggccaacaacaacaacaagattcAGCAAAGGGTTTGATTTGAATAATCAAATCATGGATAATTCATCTTCTGATCGTCACAGTATTATCACTAGTTCTGATACTTGTTTGGAAATGGGGATTAATGTTACCAAAAATAAACGTAGTTTTGATAGAGCTTTTGATCATCATGAGAATCATGTTGATTGTACTACTTCTTCTTCCTCGGTGAACCCAGTTAAAAGAAGAACTACACTGCCGTTAGTTTCATGGAATGATCAACccaatgaagatgatgatcaagaagaagaaaatactcATGTTAATCATCTTCCCTCTAATACTCA GGTTGAAGAAGAGGTGAATAGTATTGTGGGGTGGCCACCAGTGAAGTCATGGAGGAGGAAatttcatcatcattatcaaaaTCAGCATCCTCCTCAATTTCAGCACCACCAGGAAATAGCAGACGGTACTTTAGATAATAATGATCATGTGGATGCTGCAAACGGTGATGGTGCCACAAACTCGATGTACGTGAAAGTGACCATGGATGGAATGGGCATcggaagaaaaatcaatcttcGTCTTCATCAATCTTATCAAACACTTACCACCACTTTAATCAATATGTTCGGCAAAT ATGAGAATAATGGACTTCAGGGACTAGATGAAGTAGAAAGACAACCATACACACTTACTTATCAAGATGGTGAAGGAGATTGGCTTCTTGTTGGAGATGTACCTTGGAA